One genomic segment of Sphaerodactylus townsendi isolate TG3544 linkage group LG07, MPM_Stown_v2.3, whole genome shotgun sequence includes these proteins:
- the MARVELD2 gene encoding MARVEL domain-containing protein 2 isoform X2: protein MKTQSFQPKRMNEDEGDSPKQVKYQKKNKPLEIEPELLNGHIPAGHIPKPIVMPDYLAKYPIIRRDEERDRYKAVFNDQFAEYKELSAEVHAVLKKFDELDALMRKLPQQPGNTLEHDRISKVLQEYQKKKNDPTFLEKKERCEYLKNKLSHIKQKIQEYDKIMNWNS, encoded by the exons atGAAGACACAATCTTTTCAACCAAAAAGAATG aaTGAAGATGAAGGTGATAGTCCCAAACAAGTAAAatatcaaaagaaaaataaaccttTGGAAATTGAACCTGAACTGCTCAATGGCCATATACCAGCAGGACATATTCCCAAGCCTATAGTGATGCCAGATTACTTAGC AAAATACCCAATAATTCGTAGAGATGAGGAAAGAGACCGCTATAAAGCTGTCTTTAATGATCAGTTTGCTGAATATAAAGAACTGTCTGCTGAGGTTCATGCAGTCTTAAAGAAATTTGATGAGCTAGATGCGCTGATGAGGAAGCTTCCTCAGCAACCCGGAAACACCCTC gaACATGATAGAATTTCAAAAGTATTGCAAGagtatcaaaagaaaaagaac gATCCTACCTTTCTGGAGAAAAAAGAACGTTGTGAATACTTAAAGAACAAGCTTtcacacataaaacaaaaaatTCAGGAATATGACAAAATTATGAATTGGAATAGCTAG
- the MARVELD2 gene encoding MARVEL domain-containing protein 2 isoform X1 produces the protein MSSRNAPAEHRPRQPGRSVHYDEVHIDSLSQDNAETDFQDNEEILNGASFPPPPLPLQPPFGPEFYPSDSEEPAEVSDLKPVRKFVPDSWKNFFKGKKNDLEWNKPVSAISDGVECSPPSSPTLTPKRSEQTSVPSSYQDPYGGSGGTYNSRKEAEAMIPPDPYGSLEQQTQTALAYSEKVEAYNQRYSYMKSWAGLLRILGIVELLLGAGVFACVTAYIHKDNEWYNAYGYSQPYSYGSSSMYGGYYYSGPKTPFVLVVAGLAWIVTIILLALGMSMYYRTILLDSHWWPLTEFGINVALFILYMSAAIVYVNDANRGGLCYYPLFNSPLSASFCRIEGGQTAGMIFLFVTTIIYLIGAIICLKLWRHESARRHREFLEQEMKTQSFQPKRMNEDEGDSPKQVKYQKKNKPLEIEPELLNGHIPAGHIPKPIVMPDYLAKYPIIRRDEERDRYKAVFNDQFAEYKELSAEVHAVLKKFDELDALMRKLPQQPGNTLEHDRISKVLQEYQKKKNDPTFLEKKERCEYLKNKLSHIKQKIQEYDKIMNWNS, from the exons ATGTCTTCAAGGAACGCACCAGCAGAACACAGACCAAGGCAGCCTGGTAGATCTGTTCATTATGATGAAGTGCACATTGATTCTCTTTCACAAGACAATGCTGAAACTGATTTTCAGGATAATGAGGAAATACTGAATGGTGCGTCCTTTCCACCACCTCCTCTACCATTACAACCACCCTTTGGGCCTGAATTTTATCCCAGTGACAGTGAagaaccagctgaggtctctgaTCTCAAGCCAGTAAGAAAATTTGTTCCAGACTCATGGAAGAACTTcttcaaagggaagaaaaatgatcTTGAATGGAATAAACCAGTATCTGCAATTTCTGATGGTGTTGAATGCTCTCCACCCTCATCACCTACTCTTACTCCGAAGCGATCAGAACAAACTTCAGTTCCCAGCTCTTACCAAGATCCATATGGAGGATCAGGAGGAACCTACAATTCACGCAAAGAAGCTGAAGCCATGATTCCACCTGATCCTTATGGGTCTTTGGAGCAGCAAACTCAAACGGCTCTGGCTTACAGTGAGAAAGTAGAAGCTTATAATCAGAGATACTCTTACATGAAATCATGGGCAGGGCTGCTTAGGATCCTGGGTATTGTTGAACTACTTTTAGGGGCAGGTGTGTTTGCCTGTGTCACAGCTTATATTCACAAAGACAATGAATGGTACAATGCATATGGCTATTCGCAACCATATAGCTATGGGTCAAGCAGCATGTATGGAGGCTACTATTACAGTGGACCTAAAACACCCTTTGTTCTTGTGGTAGCAGGACTTGCTTGGATTGTGACTATTATCCTTCTGGCACTTGGCATGTCAATGTACTATAGGACCATTCTCCTAGATTCCCACTGGTGGCCTTTAACTGAATTTGGGATCAATGTTGCTTTGTTCATTTTGTACATGTCAGCTGCTATAGTCTACGTAAATGATGCTAATAGAGGAGGACTATGCTACTACCCATTATTTAACTCACCATTGAGTGCATCATTTTGCCGTATAGAAGGAGGACAGACAGCAGGAATGATCTTCTTGTTTGTAACAACAATTATTTATCTTATTGGTGCAATTATTTGCCTAAAATTGTGGAGGCACGAAAGTGCACGAAGGCACAGGGAATTTTTGGAACAAGAG atGAAGACACAATCTTTTCAACCAAAAAGAATG aaTGAAGATGAAGGTGATAGTCCCAAACAAGTAAAatatcaaaagaaaaataaaccttTGGAAATTGAACCTGAACTGCTCAATGGCCATATACCAGCAGGACATATTCCCAAGCCTATAGTGATGCCAGATTACTTAGC AAAATACCCAATAATTCGTAGAGATGAGGAAAGAGACCGCTATAAAGCTGTCTTTAATGATCAGTTTGCTGAATATAAAGAACTGTCTGCTGAGGTTCATGCAGTCTTAAAGAAATTTGATGAGCTAGATGCGCTGATGAGGAAGCTTCCTCAGCAACCCGGAAACACCCTC gaACATGATAGAATTTCAAAAGTATTGCAAGagtatcaaaagaaaaagaac gATCCTACCTTTCTGGAGAAAAAAGAACGTTGTGAATACTTAAAGAACAAGCTTtcacacataaaacaaaaaatTCAGGAATATGACAAAATTATGAATTGGAATAGCTAG
- the RAD17 gene encoding cell cycle checkpoint protein RAD17 isoform X2 produces MSDGASTTSSQRFLFPKEIHKELHITNISFNPVAPTIMLKVLNRITTIEASKNGEKFDVPDKSSMELICKGCSGDIRNAIHSLQFSSLKESSLENNLWSQRKGSSTLKCDLLSKVKKKCANSLKGQEIQAVGGKDASIFLFHALGKILYCKREQIMESGFPFLPVHLSKHERSPLLVQPEARPILQEYGTSVVTRGIMHSNRSRAFAHNKGGMGFRPLHKPQWFLINKKYHENCIAAKSLFSSFCLPPLCLQTQLLPYLALLTNPMRNQAQITFIQDVGRLPLKKYFERLKLEILTDKDSAIQVLDSDDESDFAGMQSRNTMIQLEKDNISERNGKDECLPSASQGLGSELSCSQPQPVTVQAIMEDDELNIEEYDSD; encoded by the exons ATGTCTGATGGTGCAAGCACAACCAGCAGCCAAAGGTTTCTGTTTCCAAAAGAGATTCACAAAGAATTGCATATAACTAATATTAG TTTTAACCCAGTGGCCCCAACAATCATGCTGAAAGTTCTCAACCGAATAACTACGATAGAGGCAAGTAAG AATGGAGAAAAGTTTGATGTTCCAGACAAATCCTCAATGGAACTGATTTGCAAAGGATGTTCAGGAGATATTAGAAATGCAATACACAGTCTTCAGTTTTCTTCTTTGAAAG agTCCTCATTGGAGAACAACTTATGGTCACAGAGAAAAGGGAGTTCTACATTAAAATGTGATTTATTGTCtaaagtgaaaaagaaatgtgCTAACTCTTTAAAAGGCCAGGAGATACAAGCTGTCGGTGGCAAAGATGCATCCATCTTCCTTTTCCATGCTTTGGGAAAAATACTTTACTGCAAAA GGGAGCAAATAATGGAGTCgggctttcctttcctaccaGTTCATTTATCAAAACACGAGCGAAGCCCTTTGCTTGTTCAACCTGAG GCACGACCTATACTCCAGGAGTACGGTACATCTGTGGTCACAAGAGGCATTATGCATTCAAACAGATCTAGAGCTTTTGCCCACAACAAAGGAGGGATGGGCTTTCGACCCCTTCATAAACCACAGTGGTTCCTAATTAATAAGAAG TATCATGAAAACTGCATTGCTGCAAAATCCCTCTTCTCAAGTTTCTGCTTACCACCATTGTGCCTTCAGACCCAGCTATTACCTTATCTTGCCCTTCTGACAAATCCAATGAGAAACCAAG CTCAGATTACTTTTATTCAAGATGTTGGAAGGCTTCCTTTAAAGAAATACTTTGAAAG GCTAAAGCTTGAAATTCTTACTGATAAAGATTCTGCCATTCAAGTCTTGGACAGTGATGATGAAAGTGATTTTGCTGGGATGCAGTCCAGAAATACAATGATCCAACTGGAAAAAGACAATATTAGTGAAAGGAATGGGAAAGATGAATGTCTTCCTTCTGCCAGTCAGGGTCTTGGAAGTGAACTGTCATGCAGCCAACCTCAGCCTGTGACAGTACAAGCCATCATGGAGGACGATGAGCTAAACATAGAGGAATATGATAGTGACTGA
- the RAD17 gene encoding cell cycle checkpoint protein RAD17 isoform X1 codes for MSDGASTTSSQRFLFPKEIHKELHITNISFNPVAPTIMLKVLNRITTIEASKNGEKFDVPDKSSMELICKGCSGDIRNAIHSLQFSSLKESSLENNLWSQRKGSSTLKCDLLSKVKKKCANSLKGQEIQAVGGKDASIFLFHALGKILYCKREQIMESGFPFLPVHLSKHERSPLLVQPEDVIEKSHMPGDLFNLYLHQNYVDFFSDMEDLVRASEYLSTADLLCSNWDARPILQEYGTSVVTRGIMHSNRSRAFAHNKGGMGFRPLHKPQWFLINKKYHENCIAAKSLFSSFCLPPLCLQTQLLPYLALLTNPMRNQAQITFIQDVGRLPLKKYFERLKLEILTDKDSAIQVLDSDDESDFAGMQSRNTMIQLEKDNISERNGKDECLPSASQGLGSELSCSQPQPVTVQAIMEDDELNIEEYDSD; via the exons ATGTCTGATGGTGCAAGCACAACCAGCAGCCAAAGGTTTCTGTTTCCAAAAGAGATTCACAAAGAATTGCATATAACTAATATTAG TTTTAACCCAGTGGCCCCAACAATCATGCTGAAAGTTCTCAACCGAATAACTACGATAGAGGCAAGTAAG AATGGAGAAAAGTTTGATGTTCCAGACAAATCCTCAATGGAACTGATTTGCAAAGGATGTTCAGGAGATATTAGAAATGCAATACACAGTCTTCAGTTTTCTTCTTTGAAAG agTCCTCATTGGAGAACAACTTATGGTCACAGAGAAAAGGGAGTTCTACATTAAAATGTGATTTATTGTCtaaagtgaaaaagaaatgtgCTAACTCTTTAAAAGGCCAGGAGATACAAGCTGTCGGTGGCAAAGATGCATCCATCTTCCTTTTCCATGCTTTGGGAAAAATACTTTACTGCAAAA GGGAGCAAATAATGGAGTCgggctttcctttcctaccaGTTCATTTATCAAAACACGAGCGAAGCCCTTTGCTTGTTCAACCTGAG gATGTCATAGAAAAATCACACATGCCTGGGgacttatttaatttataccttcATCAAAACTATGTAGACTTTTTCTCTGATATGGAGGATCTTGTGAGAGCTAGTGAATATCTGAGTACTGCTGACTTGCTTTGCAGTAACTGGGAT GCACGACCTATACTCCAGGAGTACGGTACATCTGTGGTCACAAGAGGCATTATGCATTCAAACAGATCTAGAGCTTTTGCCCACAACAAAGGAGGGATGGGCTTTCGACCCCTTCATAAACCACAGTGGTTCCTAATTAATAAGAAG TATCATGAAAACTGCATTGCTGCAAAATCCCTCTTCTCAAGTTTCTGCTTACCACCATTGTGCCTTCAGACCCAGCTATTACCTTATCTTGCCCTTCTGACAAATCCAATGAGAAACCAAG CTCAGATTACTTTTATTCAAGATGTTGGAAGGCTTCCTTTAAAGAAATACTTTGAAAG GCTAAAGCTTGAAATTCTTACTGATAAAGATTCTGCCATTCAAGTCTTGGACAGTGATGATGAAAGTGATTTTGCTGGGATGCAGTCCAGAAATACAATGATCCAACTGGAAAAAGACAATATTAGTGAAAGGAATGGGAAAGATGAATGTCTTCCTTCTGCCAGTCAGGGTCTTGGAAGTGAACTGTCATGCAGCCAACCTCAGCCTGTGACAGTACAAGCCATCATGGAGGACGATGAGCTAAACATAGAGGAATATGATAGTGACTGA